TGCTCGAAGCATACCGCTATGATGTTGGAGCGTCCGGTGGCGAGCTGGCGGGCCACACGGCTGGGCCGGTAGCCCAGCTCCCTCGCCGCAGCCAGCACGCGCTTGCGCGTCTCCTCGCTTACCTCCCCGGCCCGGTCGTTGAACACAGCCGATACCGTGGTGTGGGAGACTCCAGCCTTCTTCGCCACGTCGTAGATGGTTGTCATCTCCAGAGCAGTCCAGCTTTCGCGCTAAGGATGGCCTTTCTCGTCATTGTGTCCCTTCCATTCTACAGCTTCGGGACAAAAAACCCAAAGAATTTGTTGCCGACCGGTTGACAGACCCGGAAAAAGGGCCGATAATAGGGATGGTTCAGGGTCCTACTGCGAGGCGGCTCCCTGAGCTTTCCCGGAACGAGCTGTCCAGCTTACGGCTAACCGGCAACCTTAGCGGTAAGGTCCGGCCATCCGGGTCCCGAAAACGAAAGACTGTCTCTCTCCCCACGCGAAGGCGCGGGAACGTGGCGCCTTCTTACAAGCCAACACGCGGAGGAGCGACCGAGCGGTGGGAGCCGGCAACCACTCCCACCGCTCTCCTCTTTTGCAGGGAACAGTCGATGCCAGGAGTTCCCCTCACTCCGGATTATGGCAGGGTCCGCGGTTTATCCTCAGGAAGCAGATTCGCCGATGCCGCTCAGCAGGTAGTTCACCACATCGCGAGCGGAGTACGACTGCTTCCCCCCTGCCAGAAGCACCCGCGCCGCGCGCAGGTCCTCGCCCAGAGTGACGATCAGCTCCTCGGCCTCGCCGTCGCGGCGCACCTGCGCAAAACCGGCCGTGGCCAGCAGGCCGTTGCACAGGCAGACCCGGCCGTCCGTCTCCGTGACATCGCCGCCTTTCTTCACGAAGATATCCACAGGCTCGGCCGGGCAGCGGAAGCCCAGAGTCCCGTCCGCCTTTACATAGGCGTCGCGGAGATACCCGCGATCGCAGATGCGCTGGCGGTTGCGGTAGACTTCGGGATCGGAGAGCGACCCCGGCAGCTCGGCGATCTTGATGGGGAAACCGGTGGGGGACACGCGCGGTCGGGTGATGACTTCCAGGGACCCGTCGGAAGCCATCTGGCGTAGCCTCTGCTTGATGGCGGGATCCATGCCTGATTCGTCGCTCAGCGCGAAGGCGGTACCCACCTGAATGCCCTCCGCCCCCTCCTCCAGGGCTTTCTTCAACCCCTCGGGCGTGCCGTAGGAACCGGCCATCCAGAACGGAAGACCCAGCTCACGGATCTTTTCCAGGTCAACATCGTCGCGGCTTCCGTAGACGGGCTCCCCGCGCTCGTTGAACTCCTGCATCCCGCCTCTCGGCGGAGCGTTGTGACCTCCTGCAGTGGGACCCTCGATAACGAACCCGTCCACGCGTTTGCCTTCAGGCTTCTTGTAAAGAGAGGTGGCCAGCGTGTCGGACGCAATGATGGCCAGGAACTTCGGGCAGGCCAGATCCACCGGGATCCCGCCGGTTATTTCGCGCGGATCGAAGTGGACCTCATACACCCGGCCGCCCGTATCGCCTTGCACCTGAAGGCGCAGGGATGCCTCTCTGCAGAGGGATAGTTGCTCAAGAGCTTGCGGAATGGCCCGGGGGATGCCAGCCCCCATCAGGATACAATCCACCCCGGCGAGTATCGCGCCGAACAGCAAAGCCAGCGTAGGAAGCTGAATCTTGGTGAGCAGGTTCATTCCCACCAGCCCGTTGTGGCCCTCGCGCGCCAGCCAGACCTCGGAGAACGCGCTGACCACTGCCAGCTCCGTCAGCTTGCGTGAAGGCCGGTCGCTCCACATCGGTACGGGCTTGAACGGCCTGTCCGGGTCCTTGCCGCCTTCCACGAAATACTCGTTCCAGACGCGCTCTGCGATGGCGCGGAAAGGGAAGTTGCTAAACGCGCGCTGTAGATGACCGCCGGGATCTCCCATCTGCAGACGGCCGGCGATGACTCCCTCGATGACGGTGCCCGAGATCACTCCCATCTGGCCGAGCTGGGCCACCGCCCGGGCAAGGGGCCAGGTGGAGATGCCTACCCCCATCCCTCCCTGTATGATCTTTGGCCTATACCGGAACACCGCGTCTCTCCCGCCCAGATCTGCGGCAGGCAGGCGCAACTAAATCCCGGCCCTTCGGGCCGGTTATCGCTGAACTCGGATGGTTGGGGTTATGGGAACGGACTGCCAAATCGCTCAAGAAGTTCAGTCCACTTGCTGTCAAAGTTATTCGATATCCGGCGGGCATCCGCCCTGCCGGGAACGACTGCATTGTGCCTCTCAGAGCCTTCCCGCGTCAACATCTGCGATCCTGCCCGGTGTTCAGGGCAGGTTTGAAAAGGTGCCACGCAGAAAGCGCCTGTGGTGGCGGATGTCTACTTCAACAGACGTTGTCTGCCCAAACCGTCGTTCAGGAGTCTTTTCCCCGCATGTTGAAAGTCGCGATGATCGGAGCCGGTAGCGTCGGCTTTACCCGCCGCCTGTTCATGGATATCCTGGCCGTGCCGGAGCTGCGGGACACCGAGTTCCGTTTTATGGACATTGCGGAGGAGCCGCTGGAGATGTCCGCTGCGCTGTGCCGCAAGATGGCCGAGGATAGCGGCGTGGCGACTATGGTCAGGGCCACTGCAGACCGCAGAGAGGCGCTGGACGGCGCGGATTATGTGTTCTGCATGATCCGGGTGGGCGGCCTGGAAGCCTTTGCAAAGGATATCGAGATCCCCCTGAAGTACGGCGTGGACCAATGCGTGGGCGACACTTTGGGGCCGGGCGGGGTGTTCTATGCGCTGCGCACCATTCCGGTGCTGCTGGATATCGCCGCCGACATGCGAGAGCTTTGCCCTGATGCACTGCTGCTGAACTATTCGAACCCGATGGCCATGAACTGCTGGGCGCTTCGCAGGGCAGGAGGAGTGCGGGTGGTGGGGTTGTGTCACGGCGTGCAGCACGGCGCGTGGCAGATCGCCAAGGCGCTTGGCATCCCGCTGGAAGAGATGCAGTATGTCTGCGCGGGCATCAATCATCAGACCTGGTTCATCCAGGTCTGTCATCGGGGGCAGGATCTCACCTCGCGCATTCCTGAGGCTATGGCCGCAGATGAGGACATCCGCAGGCACGATCCGCTCCGTTTGGACGTGCTCCAGCGGTTCGGCTATTATTCCACGGAGTCCAACGGCCATCTTTCCGAGTATCTGCCCTGGTACCGGAAGGGGCCGGATCGGGACCGCTACTTGGACTACTCCATTTGGCCGGGCGGCGAGACCGGTGGTTATCTGCGGGCGAGCAGGGAGACAGCGGAGGATTACCGCAAAAACTACCCCAAGTGGCTGTCCGGGGAGCTGGATCAGATCCGATTGGGCGACCGCAGCGTGGAGCACGGTTCCTACATTCTTGAGGCCTTGGAGACGGGCCGCGTCTACCGGGGATGCTTCAATGTGGAGAATACCGGGCTCATCACGAACCTTCCTGACGGATGCACGGTGGAGCTGCCCTGCATTGTGGATTCCACCGGCATCCATCCCCAGTTCGTGGGCGATCTGCCGATGCAGTGCGCCGCCACCTGCCGCGCCAGCATCAGCGTGCAGGAGATGGCTGTCGAGGCGGCCCTGACCGGTGATCGCCGGCTAGTCCGGCTGGCGGTGCTGCACGACCCACTGACCGGGGCACTTTGCACCCCGGATCAGGTGTGGACGATGGTGGACGAGATGTTCCGCGAGCTTGCTCCTTGGCTCCCGCAGTTCCGCGGCTGAAAACCATAGCCGGGAATGAGGAAGCTGGTGGAGCGTCCCGGTTCCAAAAGTAGAGAGTATGGGCAAATGAGTCGCTATGAGCTGCGCTTCAGGCAAGTGCATCTGGACTTCCATACGTCCCCGCATATTCCGGGGATCGGAGAAGCCTTCAACCGCAAGCAGTGGCAGGAAGCTCTGAGGCTGGGTTGCGTGGACAGCATCACCTGCTTTTCCAAGTGCCATCACGGCTGGAGCTACCATCCCACGGAAGTGGGCCGGATGCACCCGCATCTACGGTTCGACCTGTTGCGAGCCCAGATCGAAGCGAGCAAGGAGATCGGCGTCAACGTTCCCGTCTATCTCTCCGCCGGGGTGGACGATCTGGCTGCCTCCGAGCATCCAGAATGGCGTGAGATCAGCATTGGGGGAGCCTATCAAGGGTGGACCGGGCCCATCAATCAGCCCGGCTTCAAGAAAATGTGCTTCAACACGCCCTACCTGGATTACCTCTGCAGGCAGATCGAAGAGGTGGTCCGGCTCTTTCCGGAGTGCGACGGTATCTTTCTGGACATCATCTCCCAGGGCGAGTGCTGCTGCCGGTGGTGCCTGGAGTATATGGAGGCGAACGGGCTGGACGCGGAGCGCTCGGAGGATCGACACGCTTGCGCCCAGGCCGCCCTAATGCGCTATTATGAACGCTCCACCGCCGCTGCTCGCTCCCTGCGCCCGGATATGCCCGTTTTCCACAACAGCGGGCACATCGCACGGGGTAGAAGGGACATCTTGCGATTCTTCAGCCATCTGGAGCTGGAGTCGCTTCCCACGGGTGGCTGGGGCTATGATCACTTTCCTCTATCCGCAAAGTACTGCCAGAATCTTCCGCTGGACTTCTTGGGGATGACGGGCAAGTTCCACACCACGTGGGGAGAGTTCGGCGGCTACAAGCATCCGAACGCGCTGCGCTACGAATGCGCCCAGGCGCTCGCCAACGGGGCGAAGCTCAGCATCGGTGATCAGTTGCATCCCTCTGGGGAGATGGACCTGACCACCTACCGGCTCATCGGTGAAGCATATGCTGAGGTGGAGGCAAAGGAGCCCTTCTGCCGGGATGCCAAGCCGGTGGCGGATATCGCAGTCCTCTCCAGCGAGGCCGAGGGCAAAGGCTCTGGACCGGACACAGGGGCGGGGCGGGTGCTGCTTGAGGAGCATCTGCTGTTCACGCTGGTGGACCGGGAGATGGATTTCGCGCCTTACAAAGTGCTGATCCTGCCCGACCTCATCGTAGTGGACGAGGAGTTGCAGGGAAAGCTAAAGGACTATCTGGCAGCCGGAGGCGGAGTCCTGCTGACCGGCAGAAGCGGTTTGCGTGCGGATCTTAGCGGGTTCGCGGTGGACGTCGGCGCCTCTTATGAAGGCGAGAGCCCGCATCAGCCCGATTATCTGGAAGCCCCCGAGTCACTCCGGCCATCATTCGTGGAATGCCCCCTCGTAATGTACTATCGCTCACAGCAGGCTCGCCCGGAAAAAGGCGAGGCGCTCGGATGGATTCGCGCGCCGTATTTCAACCGCACCTGGCGCCACTACTGCAGCCACCAGCACGCGCCCGCCGCCGAGAGGACGGGCTATCCGGCTGCCGTGCGATGCGGAAACGTGCTGTACCTGGCCCATCCCATCTTCAGCATTTACCACGCCCTAGGAGCGGTGGCCTACCGGGAATATGCCGCCAGAGCCATCCGGTCGCTGCTGGGCGACGGAGAGACGCTTCGGACCGATCTGCCGTCGGGAGCGCGCGTCACTCTGACGCGTCAGGAGACTGAACGCCGGTGGGTGCTGCATCTGCTTTGTGCCCCCCGGAACCTGCGAGGGGCACAGATGCAGATCTCGCCGGAGGGATACGTGCGGGATTCTTCTCCGGTGGAGGTGATCGAGGAGCTGGTGCCGCTTCGCGATGTGACTGTGGAGCTTCGTCTGCCCCGCGCCGTCTCTGCGGTGACGCTGGAACCTCAGGGCCAGCCTCTGCCCTTCGAAACAGCCGGCGGAGCCGTCCGCCTCACCGTCCCGGAGTTTACCTGTCATCAGATGGTCTGCCTCAAGGATTGAGCGGGCCGCCCCGACAGGCGGCCCGCGAGGCGCTCATCCCTGAAATGGGTTTTCAGCGGCCCTGTTGCGGGCGGACCTTGGGCGGATTGCCCATCATCCGTTCCGCCTCGACCACCCGGCCGTCAAGAAAGGCCAGCCGGAGCTTGCCGTCCGGGGTGTCGAACTTCTCCGCAGTGGGCCAACTGCCCGGACGGGTCTCCGCAAAGGCCACCACCTCCTGCGGATTGATTATGTCCTGCATCCTCAATCCCGCCAGCTTAGGGTTGTAGGAGAAGGTAAATCCTTCGAATGCGCTGACGAAGGCCATAGGGTTGTCCACGTAGGGGTGAAGAGCGTCCTTCCAGTTCTCCGCATCCGGCAGCTGGCCTTCGTGGTCCTGAGCGTAGGACTTCAGCGCTGACACAAGCTCCATCAGGCATTCCAGGCTGTCCTGCGGGGCATCGAGCTCGCCCACGGACTCCTGTTCTGCCGTTGTGGACCCCGACATTACGGCTTGCCCGGCGACGCCGGCGGTCAGGGCTCCGACCATGCCTCCTATGTATGCCCACAGACCGGCTGGCTGAGGGCCTATCTTCGTGCGCAGGGCCATGCGCATCTCCGCGCCTCCCTCGGCGAGCCCGAAGGAGATGCCCACCCCTCGCGTCGCCTTAAGTGCATCTGTCATCATCCGGATTGACGCTAACTCGGACATCCCCAAGCTCTCATAGAGCCAACCCAGTGCGGCGACGCCTTCCAGGCTGATCCATGCATCCAGCATGCGGGGGCCGCCCAGAAGTGTCCGGACGTCAGCGTAAGCACGATTGACTGCGAGGCACGTGGCCGGGGACACCGCCGTCAGCTTCTGCGCGCTGCGCCAGTCAGACGCAAAAAACACAGTTCCATCCAGTATTCCGGCAAAGCCCGCCGTCCGTCCGTCCTCCACGCGTGTGATGCGGTAGATTTCGGCGCGGAGCGCCTGCGGCTCGCGGGCAGCCCGCATCCCTGCTGCCGGCAGGCCCTCCCTGAACTTCGATAGTAGCTCGGAAGCCTGCGCGTCTTTTACGGCTTTGCATACCATCACATAGTTGGGCCGGGGGATGAGACCTGTCAGAGCCAGGCCGGCCGATCCTTCTTCCATCAGCGACAGCACCTGCACCGCCGCGCGAACGTCGTCCGGGCTGCCTTCCTGCAGCATCTCGCCAGAGCGGCGTTCCAGCATCGGCTTCAGGATCCCGGGTGAACCGGTGCTGATGACGGCCAGTGTGTTGGCAGGCAGCAAGGTGGCTATGTCTGTTGAGGATGGCGCGCCGCCCATCATCGGGCCGAGCATTCCCATCAGCACCGGAGGAATGTCGCCCTGAACGTTCATCACCATCCCCTCGTCGGATACGCTGAGTCCGCCGTGGGCTCCGGCGCGCAAGGCCATCATCCCGAACATCGCCGCCAGAAAGTCCTGCTCTCCGACTGCCTCCTGCTGCGGCATCAGCTTCTGCATCACGGGACTCAGGTCCACGGCGAAGGCCACCAGATCATCTGCGTGGAGCGCCAGCATCTCCGCCAGCGCGGGCGAGGGGCCATCCGGAGGAGATTCCAGCACCTGACGGAGGCGATCCGCGCTCTCCGCCATCAGGACCGCGCCATCCGTCACCGCATAAGCCGGGTGCAGAACCCGATCTCCCTGTTGAATCTTCCAGATATAGAGGGTCGCGCCGCCGGCCTGTTGCGTGGCTGGGTCGCCGTCCCGAATGACCGATCCCACCAGGTCCAGCAGCTCGCGCTCGGCCTTCTGGCGGTCCCGGCACTCCACCGCGAGCACCATTCCCGGCACGGGGATTTCGCCCTCGTTCGGCTGCGAGTTCAATAGCGAGCGCGGATCCATCGCGAAAACGGCGGCCTCTCCCGCCCAGCCGAAGAGCTTCCCTTCCGGAGGCACGTCCAGTCCCAAGGCAGCCATCATCCTCGCCAGGCCGGTATTGAACGCGGCGTTCCACTCCGCGATGCGTGCCGCGTCTTCCCCTTCTTGCTGCTTCTTCAGGTAGGCGCCGCTCGCCGTGTTCTCGCTGGCGTCTATGCGGACGATCACCGGCCAGTCCTTCGGCACAAGGCGCAATAGACCTTCCGCGGCGCCTGCCGACCGTGCGGGCAAGCCTGACAGGGTGACCGCAACGGCCACCGCCGCCACATATGCGATGCGAACAGCTCTTGTCATTAGTGTCACTTCCTTTCCTCCACCGTGCTTCCCCGCGCCCAGGCCGGAAAAGCGGACCACACCGGCATCCGGTCAAACCTGGACACTGGCGGCCAAGGAACCTCTTACACCACCGTTTCTTCCTCTCCTGCGGCCGATTCCGGTTGCTTTTTTCTCATGGCCGCCTGTGTCTGGAGCAGCATAAGCACCGACATCACCAGCAGGAAAGCGCCGAAGACTCCTTTCAGAGTCCCTGCATTCAATGCGTTGGCGATCCGGCTGCCGGCGATGCTTCCCGGGATGCCTCCCAGCGCAAGTCCCGCCGCACCTCCCAGGTCCACGTGACCCAGCCGGTAGTGTGTGCGCGCGCCGGAAATGGCTGTCGGCACTATGGCCAAAAGCGAGGTTCCCTGGGCGGTCTGCTGGGTGATCCCCAGCAGAAGCACCATCACTGGCACCATAACGATGCCTCCTCCGATGCCGAGCAGCCCGGCCAGAAAGCCGCTCACAAGTCCCGTTCCCAGCCCGGCCAGCGCCGCTCCCGCGCCGTCCAGAAGAGCGGCCCCGGGTGCGCCGTTCCCGCCGGTCATCATCCTCAGCCCGGTCAGCAACACAAAAACCGAGAAGATCGCTTTCAGCTGGAGAGCAGGCAGCCGGCGGGTTGCTCGCGCCCCGGCGAAAGCCCCCAACATCCCTCCGGGGATCAGCGTGACAGCCACCAGCCAGTTCACGGATCCCAGTATTCCGTACGAAGCGGCGGCCACCGTCGCTAGCAGGACCATGATGGCAAGTGACGTGCCATGCGCCTCGTGCTGACTGTATCCCAGCAGATATACCATCGCAGGGACCATCAGCACGCCGCCACCCACCCCCATCAGACCGGCCAGCAGCCCGGCAGCCAGCCCGATCGACACCAGGCGCGCCCAGGAATGACCGCCGCTCAACCGGGCCAGCGTAGTCACCGCGCGTATTCTTCCATGATCTCTCCCGCCCGGCGCACCCGTTCGATATCGCAGACCGGGGAAGGCTCGTCGGAAATGCCCAGGATCAGATTGGGCGAGAACGTTTCGATGATCTCCCTGGTCTGACGCTCAAACTCCTCGTAAGGCGTGGATGGGAGAAAGGCGGTCATCGGGATGCCGTCCAGCAGGATGAGATTGTCGCCCAGCGCTTCCTTCATCTCCTGGATGGTCAGATCGCCCTGCGGCTGGGGAGTGAGGGCCTCGAAACCATCCAGCCCGGAGACCTGTAGATACTTCAGCAGGTGCTTCACATTGCCATCGAAGTGCGAATGCGTGAACTTCCCGCGCTCCCGGAATCGCCGGGCTCGGTCCTGATAGACCGGCAGCACGAACTCCTCGAACAGAGGCGGCGACAGCAGATACTCGTCAATGTTGTCCCCGAAGTTGAAGATCTCGATGGGACAATCCAGCACCACCTGCAGCCAGGTCTCGTCCGTCTCGTTGATGATCCTCACCAGGCGTTCCAGCAGGGGACGGTCGTCCGCCAGCATGAAGAGCGCATTTTCCCACCCCACCAGTTCGATGAGGATGCGCTGCATGTTCACCCGCGGCAGATACATCATCGGGGCGGTGCGTTCGCCCACCATTTCGTTGAGCTGGCGGAACAGGTCCATGTCGAACCAAGCGGTGCGGTTGCGAAGCAGCCACTCCAGAGTGTCGACGTCTTCCGCAGACTTCACCGGATATTCCACCGTGTGGCGCGCCAGCTCACTGACCTCCACCCGCCGGACCAGTGCTCCCACAGGGGTTATGGTGAAGACGATGTGCCCGTCGTGGGTGGGCCGCACCTCCGTCCGCACATCCGGGTGCTCCTCGATCTTCAGACAGTCATTGAAATAGTGATACGGGCGAATGGAGCAGCCAAGGTGGTCATAAACCTCCAGCAGTTCCATCCGGTCATAGGGTGGGGGCAACGTGCCGTGCCGTTTGTTGTAGTTGTACCAGTGCTCGATTCGGGGCTGGTAGACGATATTATCCACCGGCTCGTGCCGGAAGATCCTGATGGTGCGTTCCCGGAATGTCATGGCCATAACTGTCTCTTAGACGTCCTCCCTCCAATCCCTGCTCGGGACTGGGCTGCTTGCGTCGCTCAATGCTTTCCGATACTATGCTGCGAGGCGCACGGGGCGATTTTTCGATCAAGAAGGACGAACATCAACTTGACCATACAGCTAAGAACCTGGCTTCTGGCCGCCGCGTACAAAAAATCTCTCAGATAACCGAGGTGGGCGAGCTGTAGGAGGCGGCGAGGAGCTCAGCAATCAGGGGTGAGGCGTTGAGTGTCAGGCTTGGCAGGATA
The sequence above is drawn from the Armatimonadota bacterium genome and encodes:
- a CDS encoding 2-nitropropane dioxygenase, whose amino-acid sequence is MGVGISTWPLARAVAQLGQMGVISGTVIEGVIAGRLQMGDPGGHLQRAFSNFPFRAIAERVWNEYFVEGGKDPDRPFKPVPMWSDRPSRKLTELAVVSAFSEVWLAREGHNGLVGMNLLTKIQLPTLALLFGAILAGVDCILMGAGIPRAIPQALEQLSLCREASLRLQVQGDTGGRVYEVHFDPREITGGIPVDLACPKFLAIIASDTLATSLYKKPEGKRVDGFVIEGPTAGGHNAPPRGGMQEFNERGEPVYGSRDDVDLEKIRELGLPFWMAGSYGTPEGLKKALEEGAEGIQVGTAFALSDESGMDPAIKQRLRQMASDGSLEVITRPRVSPTGFPIKIAELPGSLSDPEVYRNRQRICDRGYLRDAYVKADGTLGFRCPAEPVDIFVKKGGDVTETDGRVCLCNGLLATAGFAQVRRDGEAEELIVTLGEDLRAARVLLAGGKQSYSARDVVNYLLSGIGESAS
- a CDS encoding alpha-glucosidase/alpha-galactosidase; amino-acid sequence: MLKVAMIGAGSVGFTRRLFMDILAVPELRDTEFRFMDIAEEPLEMSAALCRKMAEDSGVATMVRATADRREALDGADYVFCMIRVGGLEAFAKDIEIPLKYGVDQCVGDTLGPGGVFYALRTIPVLLDIAADMRELCPDALLLNYSNPMAMNCWALRRAGGVRVVGLCHGVQHGAWQIAKALGIPLEEMQYVCAGINHQTWFIQVCHRGQDLTSRIPEAMAADEDIRRHDPLRLDVLQRFGYYSTESNGHLSEYLPWYRKGPDRDRYLDYSIWPGGETGGYLRASRETAEDYRKNYPKWLSGELDQIRLGDRSVEHGSYILEALETGRVYRGCFNVENTGLITNLPDGCTVELPCIVDSTGIHPQFVGDLPMQCAATCRASISVQEMAVEAALTGDRRLVRLAVLHDPLTGALCTPDQVWTMVDEMFRELAPWLPQFRG
- a CDS encoding UPF0721 transmembrane protein; translated protein: MTTLARLSGGHSWARLVSIGLAAGLLAGLMGVGGGVLMVPAMVYLLGYSQHEAHGTSLAIMVLLATVAAASYGILGSVNWLVAVTLIPGGMLGAFAGARATRRLPALQLKAIFSVFVLLTGLRMMTGGNGAPGAALLDGAGAALAGLGTGLVSGFLAGLLGIGGGIVMVPVMVLLLGITQQTAQGTSLLAIVPTAISGARTHYRLGHVDLGGAAGLALGGIPGSIAGSRIANALNAGTLKGVFGAFLLVMSVLMLLQTQAAMRKKQPESAAGEEETVV